The Saccopteryx leptura isolate mSacLep1 chromosome 2, mSacLep1_pri_phased_curated, whole genome shotgun sequence genome has a window encoding:
- the PLD2 gene encoding phospholipase D2 isoform X1: MTASPHNLFPSEGDLDSSQLQMEPDEVDTLRDGEDPADRMHPFLAIYDLQPLKMHPLVFAPGVPVTAQVVGTERYTSGSKVGTCTLYSVRLTHGDFTWTTKKKYRHFQELHRDLLRHKVLMSLLPLARFAVPYPSAQETADREMPSLPRAGPEGSTRHTSSKQKYLENYLNRLLTMSFYRNYHAMTEFLEVSQLSFIPDLGSKGLEGVIRKRSGGHRVPGFTCCGRDQVCYRWSKRWLVVKDSFLLYMCLETGAISFVQLFDPGFEVQVGKRSTETRYGVRIDTSHRSLILKCSSYRQARWWGQEITELAQGPGRDFLQLHQHDSYAPPRPGTLARWFVNGAGYFAAVADAILRAQEEIFITDWWLSPEIYLMRPACSDDWRLDIMLKKKAEEGVRVSVLLFKEVELALSINSGYSKRTLMLLHPNIKVMRHPDHMTLWAHHEKLLVVDQVVAFLGGLDLAYGRWDDLHYRLTDLGDSSESAASQPPTPCSDSPDIPDISHNQFFWLGKDYSNLITKDWTQLDRPFEDFIDRKTTPRMPWRDVGVVVHGPPARDLARHFIQRWNFTKTTKAKYKTPMYPYLLPKSISTANQLPFTLPGGQCTTVQVLRSVDRWSAGTLENSILNAYLHTIRESQHFLYIENQFFISCSDGRTVLNKVGDEIVDRILKAHKQGQCFRVYVLLPLLPGFEGDISTGGGNSIQAILHFTYRTLCRGEYSILHRLKAAMGTAWRDYMSICGLRTHGELGGHPVSELIYIHSKMLIADDRTVIIGSANINDRSLLGKRDSELAVLIEDTEMEPSLMDGAEYQAGRFALSLRKHCFSVVLGADARPDLDLRDPVCDDFFQLWQDTAENNANIYEQIFRCLPSNATRSLRALREYVAVEPLAMVSPPLARSELTQVQGHLVHFPLKFLEDESLLPPRGSKEGMIPLEVWT, translated from the exons ATGACAGCTAGCCCCCATAACCTCTTCCCTTCTGAGGGCGATCTGGATTCCAGCCAGTTACAGATGGAGCCCGATGAGGtggacactttgagggatggagaggacccag cTGACCGGATGCACCCCTTTCTGGCAATCTATGACCTTCAGCCTCTGAAAATGCACCCCTTGGTGTTCGCCCCTGGGGTTCCTGTCACAGCTCAGGTGGTGGGCACTGAAAGATATACCAGTGGATCCAAG GTGGGAACCTGCACTCTGTATTCTGTCCGCTTGACTCATGGTGACTTTACTTGGACAACCAAGAAGAAGTACCGTCATTTCCAGGAGCTACATCGGGACCTCCTGAGACATAAAGTCTTGATGAGTCTGCTCCCTCTGGCTCG TTTCGCTGTTCCCTATCCTTCAGCCCAAGAGACAGCGGACAGAGAGATGCCCTCTCTACCCCGAGCAGGTCCTGAGGGCTCCACCAGACATACATCCAGCAAACAG AAATACTTGGAGAATTACCTCAACCGCCTCTTGACCATGTCTTTCTACCGCAACTACCATGCCATG acAGAATTCCTAGAAGTCAGTCAGCTGTCCTTTATCCCAGACCTTGGATCCAAAGGACT GGAGGGGGTGATCCGGAAGCGCTCTGGTGGCCACCGCGTTCCTGGCTTTACCTGTTGTGGCCGAGACCAAGTCTGCTATCGCTGGTCCAAGAG GTGGCTAGTGGTAAAGGATTCCTTCCTGTTGTACATGTGCCTCGAGACCGGCGCCATCTCATTTGTTCAGCTCTTTGACCCTGGCTTTGAGGTGCAGGTGGGGAAAAGGAGTACAGAGACACGGTATGGGGTCCGGATCGACACCTCCCACAG GTCCCTAATTCTCAAGTGTAGCAGCTACCGGCAGGCACGGTGGTGGGGCCAGGAAATCACTGAGCTGGCCCAGGGCCCGGGCAGAGACTTCCTGCAGCTGCACCAGCATGACAGCTATGCTCCACCCCGGCCTGGGACTTTGGCACGGTG GTTTGTAAATGGGGCCGGTTACTTTGCTGCTGTGGCAGATGCCATTCTGCGAGCTCAGGAGGAGATTTTCATCACCGACTGGTG GTTGAGCCCTGAAATTTATCTGATGCGCCCAGCCTGTTCTGATGACTGGAGACTGGACATAATGCTCAAGAAGAAGGCG GAGGAGGGTGTCCGTGTGTCTGTACTGCTGTTTAAGGAAGTGGAACTGGCCTTGAGCATCAACAGTGGCTATAGCAAGAGGACTCTGATGCTGCTGCACCCCAACATAAAG GTGATGCGCCACCCAGATCATATGACGTTGTGGGCCCATCATGAGAAGCTCCTGGTGGTGGACCAAGTAGTAGCCTTCTTGGGAGGGCTGGATCTTGCCTATGGCCGCTGGGATGACCTACATTACCGACTGACTGACCTTGGGGACTCCTCTGAATCAGCTGCCTCACAG CCTCCCACCCCGTGCTCAGACTCTCCAGACATCCCTGATATCTCTCACAACCAATTCTTCTGGTTGGGCAAGGATTACAGCAATCTTATCACTAAGGACTGGACGCAGCTGGACCGGCCTTTTGAGG ACTTCATTGACAGGAAGACCACACCGCGGATGCCGTGGAGGGATGTTGGGGTGGTTGTTCACGGCCCACCTGCCCGGGACCTGGCCCGGCACTTCATCCAGCGCTGGAACTTCACCAAG ACTACCAAGGCCAAGTACAAGACACCCATGTACCCCTATTTGCTGCCCAAGTCCATCAGCACTGCAAACCAGCTCCCCTTCACACTCCCAGGGGGACAGTGTACCACTGTGCAG GTCTTGCGGTCAGTGGACCGCTGGTCAGCGGGGACTTTGGAGAACTCCATCCTCAATGCCTACCTGCACACCATCAGGGAGAGCCAGCACTTCCTCTACATTGAG AATCAGTTCTTCATTAGCTGCTCAGATGGACGAACGGTTCTGAACAAGGTGGGCGATGAGATTGTGGACCGAATCCTGAAGGCCCACAA ACAGGGACAGTGCTTCCGAGTCTACGTGCTTCTGCCCCTGCTCCCTGGTTTTGAAGGTGACATCTCCACAGGCGGTGGTAACTCCATCCAAGCCATTCTGCATTTCACTTACAG GACCCTGTGTCGTGGGGAATATTCCATCCTACATCGCCTCAAAGCAGCCA TGGGGACAGCGTGGCGGGACTATATGTCTATTTGTGGGCTCCGCACACACGGAGAGCTGGGTGGGCACCCAGTCTCAGAACTCATCTATATTCACAGCAAGATGCTCATTGCCGATGACCGGACAGTCATCATCG GCTCTGCGAACATCAATGACCGGAGTCTGCTGGGGAAgcgggacagtgagctggccgtACTGATTGAGGACACGGAGATGGAGCCATCCCTCATGGATGGTGCAGAATATCAGGCGGGCAGGTTTGCCTTGAGTTTGCGGAAGCACTGCTTCAG CGTGGTTCTCGGGGCAGATGCCCGGCCAGACCTGGATCTCCGAGATCCTGTCTGTGATGACTTCTTCCAGTTGTGGCAAGACACGGCTGAGAACAATGCCAATATCTATGAGCAG ATCTTCCGCTGCCTGCCATCCAACGCCACACGTTCCTTGAGGGCACTCCGAGAGTATGTGGCTGTGGAGCCCCTAGCCATGGTCAGCCCGCCCTTGGCCCGGTCTGAGCTCACCCAGGTCCAGGGTCACCTGGTCCACTTTCCCCTCAAGTTCCTGGAGGATGAGTCTTTGTTGCCCCCCCGGGGTAGCAAGGAGGGAATGATACCTCTAGAAGTGTGGACATAG
- the PLD2 gene encoding phospholipase D2 isoform X2 produces the protein MTASPHNLFPSEGDLDSSQLQMEPDEVDTLRDGEDPADRMHPFLAIYDLQPLKMHPLVFAPGVPVTAQVVGTERYTSGSKVGTCTLYSVRLTHGDFTWTTKKKYRHFQELHRDLLRHKVLMSLLPLARFAVPYPSAQETADREMPSLPRAGPEGSTRHTSSKQKYLENYLNRLLTMSFYRNYHAMTEFLEVSQLSFIPDLGSKGLEGVIRKRSGGHRVPGFTCCGRDQVCYRWSKRWLVVKDSFLLYMCLETGAISFVQLFDPGFEVQVGKRSTETRYGVRIDTSHRFVNGAGYFAAVADAILRAQEEIFITDWWLSPEIYLMRPACSDDWRLDIMLKKKAEEGVRVSVLLFKEVELALSINSGYSKRTLMLLHPNIKVMRHPDHMTLWAHHEKLLVVDQVVAFLGGLDLAYGRWDDLHYRLTDLGDSSESAASQPPTPCSDSPDIPDISHNQFFWLGKDYSNLITKDWTQLDRPFEDFIDRKTTPRMPWRDVGVVVHGPPARDLARHFIQRWNFTKTTKAKYKTPMYPYLLPKSISTANQLPFTLPGGQCTTVQVLRSVDRWSAGTLENSILNAYLHTIRESQHFLYIENQFFISCSDGRTVLNKVGDEIVDRILKAHKQGQCFRVYVLLPLLPGFEGDISTGGGNSIQAILHFTYRTLCRGEYSILHRLKAAMGTAWRDYMSICGLRTHGELGGHPVSELIYIHSKMLIADDRTVIIGSANINDRSLLGKRDSELAVLIEDTEMEPSLMDGAEYQAGRFALSLRKHCFSVVLGADARPDLDLRDPVCDDFFQLWQDTAENNANIYEQIFRCLPSNATRSLRALREYVAVEPLAMVSPPLARSELTQVQGHLVHFPLKFLEDESLLPPRGSKEGMIPLEVWT, from the exons ATGACAGCTAGCCCCCATAACCTCTTCCCTTCTGAGGGCGATCTGGATTCCAGCCAGTTACAGATGGAGCCCGATGAGGtggacactttgagggatggagaggacccag cTGACCGGATGCACCCCTTTCTGGCAATCTATGACCTTCAGCCTCTGAAAATGCACCCCTTGGTGTTCGCCCCTGGGGTTCCTGTCACAGCTCAGGTGGTGGGCACTGAAAGATATACCAGTGGATCCAAG GTGGGAACCTGCACTCTGTATTCTGTCCGCTTGACTCATGGTGACTTTACTTGGACAACCAAGAAGAAGTACCGTCATTTCCAGGAGCTACATCGGGACCTCCTGAGACATAAAGTCTTGATGAGTCTGCTCCCTCTGGCTCG TTTCGCTGTTCCCTATCCTTCAGCCCAAGAGACAGCGGACAGAGAGATGCCCTCTCTACCCCGAGCAGGTCCTGAGGGCTCCACCAGACATACATCCAGCAAACAG AAATACTTGGAGAATTACCTCAACCGCCTCTTGACCATGTCTTTCTACCGCAACTACCATGCCATG acAGAATTCCTAGAAGTCAGTCAGCTGTCCTTTATCCCAGACCTTGGATCCAAAGGACT GGAGGGGGTGATCCGGAAGCGCTCTGGTGGCCACCGCGTTCCTGGCTTTACCTGTTGTGGCCGAGACCAAGTCTGCTATCGCTGGTCCAAGAG GTGGCTAGTGGTAAAGGATTCCTTCCTGTTGTACATGTGCCTCGAGACCGGCGCCATCTCATTTGTTCAGCTCTTTGACCCTGGCTTTGAGGTGCAGGTGGGGAAAAGGAGTACAGAGACACGGTATGGGGTCCGGATCGACACCTCCCACAG GTTTGTAAATGGGGCCGGTTACTTTGCTGCTGTGGCAGATGCCATTCTGCGAGCTCAGGAGGAGATTTTCATCACCGACTGGTG GTTGAGCCCTGAAATTTATCTGATGCGCCCAGCCTGTTCTGATGACTGGAGACTGGACATAATGCTCAAGAAGAAGGCG GAGGAGGGTGTCCGTGTGTCTGTACTGCTGTTTAAGGAAGTGGAACTGGCCTTGAGCATCAACAGTGGCTATAGCAAGAGGACTCTGATGCTGCTGCACCCCAACATAAAG GTGATGCGCCACCCAGATCATATGACGTTGTGGGCCCATCATGAGAAGCTCCTGGTGGTGGACCAAGTAGTAGCCTTCTTGGGAGGGCTGGATCTTGCCTATGGCCGCTGGGATGACCTACATTACCGACTGACTGACCTTGGGGACTCCTCTGAATCAGCTGCCTCACAG CCTCCCACCCCGTGCTCAGACTCTCCAGACATCCCTGATATCTCTCACAACCAATTCTTCTGGTTGGGCAAGGATTACAGCAATCTTATCACTAAGGACTGGACGCAGCTGGACCGGCCTTTTGAGG ACTTCATTGACAGGAAGACCACACCGCGGATGCCGTGGAGGGATGTTGGGGTGGTTGTTCACGGCCCACCTGCCCGGGACCTGGCCCGGCACTTCATCCAGCGCTGGAACTTCACCAAG ACTACCAAGGCCAAGTACAAGACACCCATGTACCCCTATTTGCTGCCCAAGTCCATCAGCACTGCAAACCAGCTCCCCTTCACACTCCCAGGGGGACAGTGTACCACTGTGCAG GTCTTGCGGTCAGTGGACCGCTGGTCAGCGGGGACTTTGGAGAACTCCATCCTCAATGCCTACCTGCACACCATCAGGGAGAGCCAGCACTTCCTCTACATTGAG AATCAGTTCTTCATTAGCTGCTCAGATGGACGAACGGTTCTGAACAAGGTGGGCGATGAGATTGTGGACCGAATCCTGAAGGCCCACAA ACAGGGACAGTGCTTCCGAGTCTACGTGCTTCTGCCCCTGCTCCCTGGTTTTGAAGGTGACATCTCCACAGGCGGTGGTAACTCCATCCAAGCCATTCTGCATTTCACTTACAG GACCCTGTGTCGTGGGGAATATTCCATCCTACATCGCCTCAAAGCAGCCA TGGGGACAGCGTGGCGGGACTATATGTCTATTTGTGGGCTCCGCACACACGGAGAGCTGGGTGGGCACCCAGTCTCAGAACTCATCTATATTCACAGCAAGATGCTCATTGCCGATGACCGGACAGTCATCATCG GCTCTGCGAACATCAATGACCGGAGTCTGCTGGGGAAgcgggacagtgagctggccgtACTGATTGAGGACACGGAGATGGAGCCATCCCTCATGGATGGTGCAGAATATCAGGCGGGCAGGTTTGCCTTGAGTTTGCGGAAGCACTGCTTCAG CGTGGTTCTCGGGGCAGATGCCCGGCCAGACCTGGATCTCCGAGATCCTGTCTGTGATGACTTCTTCCAGTTGTGGCAAGACACGGCTGAGAACAATGCCAATATCTATGAGCAG ATCTTCCGCTGCCTGCCATCCAACGCCACACGTTCCTTGAGGGCACTCCGAGAGTATGTGGCTGTGGAGCCCCTAGCCATGGTCAGCCCGCCCTTGGCCCGGTCTGAGCTCACCCAGGTCCAGGGTCACCTGGTCCACTTTCCCCTCAAGTTCCTGGAGGATGAGTCTTTGTTGCCCCCCCGGGGTAGCAAGGAGGGAATGATACCTCTAGAAGTGTGGACATAG